A window of the Lolium perenne isolate Kyuss_39 chromosome 7, Kyuss_2.0, whole genome shotgun sequence genome harbors these coding sequences:
- the LOC127315937 gene encoding tau-cadinol synthase encodes MASGVPAAPERVCAFEPSVWNDFFIQYEPETLEIPEECMRAKVDKLREDVLKLFKTLNGSMVDKLTLVDTLQRLGIDHLFQEQINMEMNEIHKSEFSGDSLYEVALRFRLLREHGLWVSNDVFNKFRGDDGSFNNDMVTIEQRGVLGLYNAAYLSIHGESELNEAISFSRNHLESICGVLKYPLSEQIKRNLEIPYPRTLKRIDAPHYIAEYKHEETCNPSVLELARLDFNLLQRLHQTELIAFCRWGNDLYDEVGLSYSRNRIVECYFWSYTMHYEEKHGQARTILAKLFALSSLLDDTFDMHAILEDGRKLNEAIQRWDEKAIPFLPEYLKKYYVRCMITFREFEDELKQDQKYRVLYCRKSFQSLCKHYQQESEWFHASYIPTFEDHVKCSIISAGTPSLIIGSLVGMGDEATDEAFQWAIGYPDVVKACGEVTRFMDDLAASKHGKNKLDVASSLDSYIYQYHVTSDVAIAFLDNLVEDAWKTTNQARFQCRTLLPFVNRVANLTKSMTLLFRDKSDLYTFSRGNKHRIHQHFVEAIHPRL; translated from the exons ATGGCATCTGGCGTTCCGGCTGCTCCGGAGAGAGTATGTGCTTTCGAGCCATCGGTGTGGAATGACTTCTTTATCCAATACGAGCCAGAGACACTTGAG atacCAGAAGAGTGCATGAGGGCGAAAGTGGACAAACTTAGGGAGGACGTTCTCAAGTTATTTAAGACGTTGAACGGTAGTATGGTAGATAAACTTACTTTAGTGGATACACTGCAGCGTCTCGGAATAGACCACCTATTTCAAGAACAGATCAACATGGAGATGAATGAAATTCACAAGAGTGAGTTCAGCGGTGATAGCCTCTATGAAGTTGCTCTCCGCTTTCGCTTGCTTCGAGAGCATGGACTTTGGGTATCTAATG ATGTATTCAATAAATTTAGGGGTGATGATGGGAGTTTCAACAACGATATGGTCACTATTGAACAAAGGGGAGTGTTAGGTCTATACAACGCTGCCTACCTTTCAATCCATGGCGAATCGGAACTCAATGAAGCTATCTCTTTTTCAAGGAATCATCTTGAATCCATCTGTGGTGTCCTTAAGTACCCTTTATCTGAGCAAATCAAACGGAACCTTGAAATACCATATCCAAGGACTCTGAAAAGAATAGATGCGCCACACTATATTGCAGAGTACAAACACGAGGAAACATGCAATCCTTCTGTGCTAGAGCTTGCAAGGCTAGACTTCAATCTTCTGCAACGTCTTCACCAGACGGAACTTATTGCTTTTTGTCG GTGGGGAAATGACCTATATGATGAAGTGGGACTAAGCTACTCTCGGAATCGTATAGTTGAATGCTACTTCTGGTCCTACACAATGCACTATGAAGAAAAACATGGACAAGCGCGAACAATTCTTGCCAAGTTATTTGCGCTGTCGTCCCTGTTGGATGACACTTTTGATATGCATGCTATTTTGGAAGATGGCCGAAAGCTTAATGAGGCCATACAAAG ATGGGATGAGAAAGCTATTCCTTTTTTACCTGAGTACCTGAAGAAGTACTATGTCAGGTGTATGATTACTTTCAGAGAGTTTGAGGACGAACTGAAACAAGATCAGAAGTACCGTGTTCTTTATTGTAGAAAATCG TTCCAAAGTTTGTGCAAACATTACCAACAGGAATCTGAATGGTTTCATGCTAGTTACATACCAACCTTTGAAGATCATGTGAAATGCTCAATCATCTCCGCGGGTACTCCATCGCTAATCATCGGTTCACTTGTTGGTATGGGTGACGAAGCAACAGACGAAGCATTCCAGTGGGCCATCGGATACCCTGATGTTGTAAAGGCATGCGGTGAGGTGACACGTTTTATGGATGATTTGGCTGCATCTAAG CATGGCAAGAACAAATTGGATGTGGCTAGCTCCCTGGATAGCTATATCTACCAATATCATGTTACAAGTGATGTAGCTATCGCCTTCCTAGATAATCTTGTTGAAGATGCATGGAAAACTACCAATCAGGCACGATTTCAGTGTCGTACATTGCTCCCATTTGTAAACCGTGTTGCTAACCTCACCAAGAGCATGACCTTGTTGTTCCGTGACAAAAGTGACCTTTACACATTCAGTCGTGGCAACAAACACAGGATCCATCAGCATTTCGTTGAGGCTATCCATCCTAGATTGTAA